A window from Vulpes vulpes isolate BD-2025 chromosome 9, VulVul3, whole genome shotgun sequence encodes these proteins:
- the IQCN gene encoding IQ domain-containing protein N: protein MKAASSYKLASEIAPSSPVPPPTLWPSKAQLTHPGTKTMQEATQLQLSPDGQSFYQPQSVSNIQDRARTLSPQPQHEPLVSRETLLQQHDKDKMVSRHIPHLRAVVESQAFKNVLVDEMDMMLSRAATLIQANWRGYQLRQKLISQMMAAKAIQEAWRRFNTRRLLRSGKLVEKKVSMEEGDIPYHAPQQVRFQHPGEGKPPLTQPVMVSKETQFPSSDSLAAYTHQLALLQSQSTLQLGMQAPCATGGPSVTFLPHQTVAIRLPCPVSLDTKCHPCLLTRPVRNSCLVHVEGDTVKAKQVTARVNKAGAPGPPPCGRYAQAIHGSLKTQTQAHMEAEVLKAPPQTGPAPVMNKTPPQMYPVAAVTKTPPQPCPVPTVTIAKTPPQIYPVSRITKTPTQMYPAAAMTKTPLQSCLAAMMNKTPPQPCSVPLVTITKAPPQTYPVAPVAKIPPQTCPVATMAKTSPQASQPVTMIKSPLQSCLAAMVNKIPPQPCPAAPMSKTPIQMRPTASTTNTAPQTRPAAMMAKISPQICLLASMIKPTTQARPVAATTKTPPQTCPVPAVARTPTQVRPAAPMTKTPLQTCPGAGVAKTPSQTLPGATVTKTPPQTRLAAMVTKTPAQFRSMAAILRTLCLPPAAAGNLKSSPPAVAAAGIPNTSSHTYLNGPKAKAVVSTKQTAGMVKISSHSYLANGKVKYFSSHLGAGAPKAPARPPLEAEKLKAVSQKQVKTGTMSNTTIAIEMPRDSPWAKVAEDRSKSSLQTHLRTDVVKVQSQVYMPIETAVVLPQAQLATCPVKALPQAHLDTCLAKALPQERLATCSTAASSQGQLLAELTAALPRAHLGTCLAKTLSQAHPSAKLAKALSQGHPPAELTTSQAQAHLGSCLSKALSQAHSPAKLTKAPSFAHLGTCLTKAQSQAHLATGVMKVQSQAHLPTGLTKVQSQAQLVTETAKCLYAAHQPAELSNKTQSQPFLAGFKASTQPCQHVGALGPLPRPTPEDRLTQIQPHDCAQGKATQDPRQGVSEAQSMLVPLLASAGHPACNVESWGDSGATRTQSSMASPATPCQEDLATSQLASLCAELAAELGSQEDLRALLAKALSQGQVRAALNQALSKKVLGATMAKALPQGMLGAALMKVLSWGELGLALSRTLSPGELRAELTKAKQGKLADVLSKALTEEEWAALSQALCQGELGAVLSQSLSQAALRTGVFPKAASKTAGSRMTMVPTPVEVDYRGSPSAAWVPNLGLVRPQPSKGPVDAGIAGGQAWNSAVPSVAVGPMSSAVAPGGAWDLARASVPWDTVGREAAADPRQSGKLVASMQAVEKIIIHAVVTIQACARGYLVRRTVKVWHQWAIIIQAAWRGYRVRRDLARLSRAATTIQAVWRGFLTRRPETQQTMLPAMWCKMGSRTRSASDHRCFQSCQPHICALCQSLSPRLGSPPSVVMLVGSSPRTCHMCGHTLPTRVVHGMGRGSIVQAGLPWGCATQMNSRSPRLSRRRIKAATAIQSAWRGFSVRRRLKQQQMAAKMLQATWRGHRTRASLTTDALLGPAAWDSSQHMQWPGV from the exons ATGAAGGCTGCTTCCTCTTACAAGCTGGCTTCTGAGATTGCACCTTCTTCTCCTGTTCCTCCTCCAACTCTATGGCCTTCCAAG GCACAGCTGACCCACCCAGGAACCAAGACAATGCAGGAAGCAACACAGCTACAGTTGTCACCTGATGGGCAGAGCTTCTACCAGCCCCAGTCTGTCTCTAATATCCAAGACAGAGCAAGGACACTGAGTCCACAGCCTCAGCACGAGCCACTTGTGTCCAGGGAGACCCTTCTGCAACAGCATGACAAGGACAAGATGGTGTCTCGTCACATCCCACACCTACGGGCTGTGGTTGAGAGCCAGGCCTTCAAGAACGTCCTGGTGGATGAGATGGACATGATGCTCTCCCGCGCAGCCACCCTCATCCAAGCCAACTGGAGAGGCTACCAGCTCCGGCAAAAGCTGATCTCCCAGATGATGGCAGCAAAGGCCATCCAGGAGGCCTGGCGACGCTTCAACACTAGGCGTCTCCTCCGGTCCGGGAAGTTGGTGGAAAAAAAAGTGAGCATGGAAGAGGGGGACATCCCTTACCATGCCCCCCAGCAGGTGCGGTTCCAGCATCCTGGAGAGGGCAAGCCCCCTCTGACCCAGCCTGTCATGGTGAGCAAAGAGACCCAGTTCCCTTCTTCTGACAGCCTGGCTGCCTACACCCACCAGCTGGCCCTGCTCCAGAGCCAGAGTACTCTACAGCTTGGCATGCAGGCTCCTTGTGCCACTGGGGGCCCCAGCGTCACCTTCCTGCCACACCAGACCGTTGCCATCAGACTTCCATGTCCAGTGAGTCTAGACACAAAGTGCCACCCATGCCTGCTGACCAGACCTGTCAGAAATTCCTGCCTTGTCCATGTAGAAGGGGACACGGTGAAGGCCAAGCAAGTAACTGCCAGAGTCAACAaggcaggagccccagggccTCCACCATGTGGAAGGTATGCTCAGGCCATTCATGGATCACTCAAGACCCAGACTCAGGCCCACATGGAAGCAGAGGTCCTCAAAGCCCCACCCCAAACAGGCCCAGCACCTGTGATGAACAAGACCCCACCTCAGATGTATCCGGTGGCCGCAGTGACCAAGACCCCACCCCAGCCATGTCCAGTGCCCACGGTAACAATAGCCAAGACCCCACCCCAGATATACCCAGTGTCCCGGATAACCAAGACCCCAACCCAGATGTACCCAGCAGCTGCAATGACCAAGACCCCACTCCAGTCATGCCTGGCAGCCATGATGAACAAGACTCCACCCCAGCCGTGCTCAGTGCCCCTGGTAACAATAACCAAGGCCCCACCCCAGACGTACCCCGTAGCCCCAGTGGCCAAGATCCCACCCCAGACATGCCCAGTGGCTACAATGGCCAAGACCTCACCTCAGGCATCCCAGCCAGTCACAATGATCAAGAGCCCACTTCAGTCATGCCTGGCGGCCATGGTGAACAAGATCCCACCCCAGCCATGCCCAGCAGCCCCAATGTCCAAGACCCCAATCCAGATGCGACCAACAGCCTCAACAACTAACACTGCACCCCAGACACGACCGGCAGCCATGATGGCCAAGATCTCACCACAGATATGCCTGTTGGCCTCTATGATCAAGCCCACAACACAGGCAAGGCCTGTGGCCGCGACGACCAAGACTCCTCCCCAGACGTGCCCAGTGCCTGCTGTGGCCAGGACTCCAACTCAGGTGCGCCCAGCAGCCCCAATGACCAAGACCCCACTGCAGACGTGTCCAGGAGCTGGTGTGGCCAAGACTCCATCTCAGACACTCCCAGGGGCCACAGTGACCAAGACCCCTCCTCAGACGCGTCTGGCAGCCATGGTCACCAAAACCCCAGCCCAATTTCGCTCAATGGCTGCCATCCTCAGGaccctctgcctgccacctgcAGCAGCTGGAAATCTGAAGTCTTCGCCTCCAGCAGTGGCAGCAGCTGGAATTCCCAACACCTCATCCCACACATATCTAAATGGACCAAAGGCCAAGGCTGTGGTGAGCACAAAGCAGACAGCAGGCATGGTCAAGATCTCTTCTCACTCATACCTGGCTAATGGAAAGGTCAAATACTTTTCCTCACATCTGGGAGCTGGGGCCCCCAAGGCTCCAGCCAGACCACCTTTGGAAGCTGAAAAACTCAAGGCCGTCTCCCAGAAGCAGGTGAAAACAGGAACAATGTCTAATACCACCATAGCCATTGAAATGCCCCGGGATTCACCCTGGGCAAAAGTGGCTGAAGACAGGAGCAAGTCCTCATTACAGACACACCTGAGGACGGATGTCGTGAAGGTTCAGTCGCAGGTGTATATGCCCATAGAAACAGCCGTGGTCCTGCCCCAGGCACAGTTGGCCACATGTCCAGTCAAGGCCCTGCCCCAGGCACATCTGGATACATGTCTGGCCAAAGCTCTGCCCCAGGAACGGCTGGCCACCTGTTCAACCGCAGCCTCGTCCCAGGGACAGCTGCTTGCGGAACTGACTGCGGCCTTGCCTCGGGCACATCTGGGCACCTGTCTGGCCAAGACCCTGTCCCAGGCACATCCATCGGCCAAGCTGGCCAAGGCCCTGTCCCAGGGACATCCACCTGCTGAGCTGACCACATCTCAGGCTCAGGCACACCTGGGCTCCTGTCTGTCCAAGGCCCTGTCCCAGGCACATTCGCCCGCCAAGCTGACCAAGGCTCCGTCCTTCGCACATCTAGGCACGTGTCTGACCAAGGCACAGTCTCAGGCTCATCTGGCTACAGGAGTGATGAAGGTCCAATCTCAGGCACATCTGCCCACTGGGCTGACCAAGGTGCAATCCCAGGCCCAGCTGGTCACAGAAACAGCCAAGTGCCTCTACGCAGCCCACCAACCTGCTGAGCTCAGCAACAAGACCCAGTCGCAGCCGTTCCTGGCTGGGTTCAAGGCCTCCACCCAGCCCTGCCAGCACGTTGGTGCTCTTGGCCCTCTGCCCCGACCCACACCAGAGGACAGACTGACCCAGATCCAGCCCCATGACTGTGCGCAAGGCAAAGCCACGCAGGACCCACGCCAGGGGGTCTCTGAGGCCCAGAGCATGCTAGTGCCTCTGCTGGCGTCTGCCGGACACCCCGCATGTAACGTGGAATCCTGGGGCGATAGCGGGGCTACCCGGACCCAGTCATCGATGGCCAGCCCTGCCACACCCTGCCAGGAAGACCTGGCGACCTCCCAGCTGGCCTCCCTGTGCGCGGAGCTGGCTGCCGAGCTGGGCTCCCAGGAGGACCTCCGTGCCCTCTTGGCAAAAGCCCTTTCCCAGGGGCAAGTGAGGGCAGCCCTGAACCAGGCTCTGTCCAAGAAAGTTCTGGGCGCCACGATGGCCAAGGCCCTGCCCCAGGGCATGCTGGGCGCAGCGCTGATGAAAGTGCTGTCCTGGGGCGAGCTGGGCCTAGCCCTGTCGCGCACCCTGTCCCCCGGCGAGCTGCGGGCAGAACTCACTAAAGCCAAGCAGGGTAAACTGGCGGACGTGCTCAGCAAGGCCCTGACAGAGGAGGAGTGGGCTGCTCTGAGCCAAGCCCTATGTCAGGGGGAGCTGGGCGCTGTCCTGAGCCAGTCTCTGTCTCAGGCAGCCCTGAGGACTGGAGTCTTCCCCAAGGCCGCCTCGAAAACAGCAGGAAGCAGGATGACTATGGTCCCCACCCCGGTGGAGGTGGACTACAGGGGGAGCCCATCGGCCGCGTGGGTGCCCAACCTAGGCCTCGTGAGACCACAGCCCAGCAAG GGCCCCGTGGATGCTGGCATAGCTGGTGGCCAAGCATGGAACTCTGCCGTCCCCAGTGTAGCGGTCGGGCCCATGAGCAGCGCAGTGGCCCCTGGTGGCGCGTGGGATCTGGCCAGGGCTTCTGTGCCATGGGACACCGTGGGCAGAGAGGCAGCGGCGGATCCCAGACAGTCGGGGAAGCTGGTGGCATCGATGCAGGCTGTGGAGAAGATAATCATCCATGCTGTGGTCACTATCCAGGCATGCGCACGTGGCTACCTGGTGCGCCGTACCGTCAAGGTGTGGCACCAGTGGGCCATCATCATCCAGGCTGCCTGGCGCGGCTACCGTGTGCGGCGGGACTTAGCCCGGCTCTCTCGAGCCGCCACCACCATCCAGGCTGTGTGGCGAGGCTTCCTCACTCGCCGGCCCGAGACTCAGCAAACCATGCTCCCGGCCATGTGGTGCAAAATGGGCAGCAGGACCAGGTCAGCATCCGACCACCGCTGCTTCCAGTCGTGCCAGCCACACATCTGCGCCCTCTGCCAGTCACTGAGTCCCAGGCTGGGGAGCCCGCCCAGCGTGGTGATGCTCGTGGGTTCCAGCCCCCGCACGTGCCACATGTGTGGCCACACGCTGCCCACTCGGGTGGTGCATGGCATGGGCCGGGGCTCCATAGTCCAGGCTGGCTTGCCGTGGGGCTGCGCCACCCAGATGAATTCCCGGAGCCCCCGGCTGTCCCGTCGCCGGATTAAGGCGGCCACGGCCATCCAGTCGGCCTGGAGAGGCTTCAGCGTACGCCGCCGTCTGAAGCAGCAGCAGATGGCAGCCAAGATGCTTCAAGCCACCTGGCGCGGCCATCGCACCCGGGCCTCCCTCACTACGGACGCGCTCTTGGGGCCGGCAGCGTGGGACAGCTCGCAGCACATGCAGTGGCCAGGTGTCTAG
- the CIST1 gene encoding LOW QUALITY PROTEIN: uncharacterized homolog (The sequence of the model RefSeq protein was modified relative to this genomic sequence to represent the inferred CDS: deleted 1 base in 1 codon): MISHRSSSSEANPTIQPSSSSTSPGLAPTFPQPETVTPPSSGSPGSELTTTSHSPNSTTLTLHWSSSSPSPRTEPPSMPSNTTDGTSVAPGPAPGDTGAPELHRNPGVVVAVCLLVSVLLLGAVLMAVRCHHRGVSKS; encoded by the exons ATGATCTCCCATAGGTCTTCAAGTTCAGAGGCAAACCCCACCATCcagcccagctccagctccacaAGTCCAGGGTTGGCGCCCACCTTCCCACAACCAGAAACAGTCACC CCTCCCAGTTCTGGCTCCCCCGGTTCAGAGCTCACCACTACCTCCCACTCCCCAAATTCCACCACCTTGACCCTGCATTGGAGCTCCTCTTCTCCCAGCCCCAGAACAGAGCCCCCCTCCATGCCGTCCAACACCACTGATGGGACCTCTGTGGCCCCTGGCCCTG CTCCAGGTGACACCGGGGCCCCTGAATTGCACAGGAACCCAGGCGTGGTGGTGGCTGTGTGTCTGCTGGTGTCTGTTTTGCTCCTTGGGGCTGTGCTAATGGCTGTGAGGTGCCACCACCGGGGTGTGTCTAAGTCCTAG